The following proteins come from a genomic window of Rutidosis leptorrhynchoides isolate AG116_Rl617_1_P2 chromosome 10, CSIRO_AGI_Rlap_v1, whole genome shotgun sequence:
- the LOC139871421 gene encoding uncharacterized protein produces MKALIRMLPTLTASVPGETLTINLAVGAEAISSVLVAERAGTQMPVYFVSKVLQHGEVNYKPIEKLIFVLVHTARRLRRYFQAHPMLVLTDSPIKQVLSKPEVSGRLAKWAIELGEHEINYAPRTAPPEPVVEEVPNTIAWELFTDGASSSDGAGAGLILISPEGEKHTYALHFEFPASNNEAEYEALLSGLRMAEKIGIKALKVSVDSQLVSNQMHGTFEARDPAMQKYLRLAEEMANKFEFFSITQVPWSMNKKADALSKLATSVFSHFAKDVWVEVLSQKSTDVVQEVAPVEEVETWMSPIIAILRMGRCQLMGQR; encoded by the exons ATGAAGGCCTTAATCAGGATGTTACCGACACTGACCGCCTCGGTACCGG GAGAAACTTTGACAATTAATCTGGCGGTGGGAGCTGAAGCTATCAGCTCAGTGCTCGTCGCGGAACGAGCCGGCACACAAATGCCAGTTTATTTTGTTAGCAAAGTGCTGCAACATGGCGAAGTTAATTACAAACCAATTGAGAAGCTTATTTTTGTATTAGTCCACACCGCGAGACGGTTGAGACGGTACTTCCAGGCGCACCCGATGCTGGTGCTAACTGATTCACCCATTAAGCAG GTGCTAAGCAAACCAGAGGTTTCTGGCAGGCTAGCCAAGTGGGCAATTGAACTAGGCGAACATGAAATCAATTACGCACCCCGTACCGCA CCACCAGAGCCGGTTGTCGAAGAAGTACCAAATACCATAGCGTGGGAACTATTTACTGATGGAGCGTCAAGTTCTGACGGTGCAGGTGCAGGACTAATTTTGATTAGCCCGGAAGGTGAGAAACACACTTACGCATTGCATTTCGAGTTCCCCGCCTCCAATAACGAAGCCGAATATGAGGCGTTGCTATCTGGTTTACGAATGGCTGAGAAGATAGGAATTAAAGCCCTGAAGGTATCGGTTGATTCTCAGCTCGTGTCGAATCAGATGCACGGGACGTTTGAAGCTAGAGATCCGGCCATGCAAAAATATCTGAGATTGGCGGAAgaaatggccaacaaattcgagttTTTCTCAATCACGCAAGTGCCGTGGTCCATGAACAAAAAAGCCGACGCACTCAGTAAACTTGCAACAAGTGTGTTCAGTCACTTCGCCAAGGACGTTTGGGTGGAGGTCCTGAGTCAAAAATCCACTGACGTGGTACAG GAAGTGGCCCCCGTGGAGGAGGTAGAGACATGGATGAGTCCTATCATTGCGATCTTAAGAATGGGACGTTGCCAGTTGATGGGGCAGCGGTAA